Proteins from a single region of Octopus bimaculoides isolate UCB-OBI-ISO-001 chromosome 11, ASM119413v2, whole genome shotgun sequence:
- the LOC106875735 gene encoding nucleolar protein dao-5, with protein MTARRAKIQIKPKIVPGISKRDPNRNGTNKTSNEIPGEHSTLQESSSGPSDTDKQSNTKPIQQQSAFSLRPKTGLRGSVAPRLHGSMDSMKHIPTAAPGNAPSDPNSEAAVSVATDQCSSGGTTSSTVVAADQSINAAPGNQVAELSTPVVAPVKDLEKQPDQAIEGTLTANILEAENAENSSQVSSSVKEVEKGPLTTGNTSKPAVKPVISRRSRFSVQPKIRTKVPNQSGGSSNPSKPAIPSVLENQHVSSEVQKASPATKNDEPKLHSKPVSENNDTTELVEGITQETRIDLSKPNTDAVDKIEKDVSNDKTLSSSDKPAIGATADGKSLTNSGKTANDIVSDNKTLPVSCKTLITASPDDKDLGSSKTANDVTTDGTNLPASGNTVTVATSDKNIPSSGKTVADPTSDSKALLSNDKPTTDAASGGTTLPSPGKPVTDETSNDKTLSNSNKPTINTPQKVISRRSRFALQPKIGARPGNRPYCTSSPQVKPTVRFQELERKQQLPEHIKKLSEEKTIGLSTVVVFQDGKECELIDPTPLSAEPEASPSPKSATSEICSSSQVESLSPSAESGDVTDSSSLSEKNKLIPQIKSSDEIVAAATNVSKSQELETKSPVSRRSKFQVRPKLGITKRPENTTEECVNQETQKSTKNLKPTISKLPSTKAVKSLGTANSFTKLVNSEPDGSSTDHTPPKVPRTMKDDSHVDNTKQKDYPVTLPKTVTKSRKTLPLREKQKKPDLSEHPADKPPDRSKMKMRDLIYWNPVSSPMKSPEKKTTRTIRIGEETPPKVPETQSNENEPFAVPQVKIGADGNIVINEESLVISNTQPSAPICSETVDETDIYSNYGSFRKYTPKSKWSLKETKKFFLALSTVGTDFSMMSNLFPNKTRRDLKNKFKREERKNRWLIDKAIKQQLHFDEHLFEDKSESEDEADEEEASAKKTKQEKTAKIKKNNKTAAANTPKKKQKKVCKKDFIIDTGNETGKKPNNVVQRAQQEKVSNNQTNAEEEVVGILMELGRSGSMSTGEENATTSAVDSSKTCPSTITEETPESTKAVGGKEIPATNQNATPNLVDNSAEVVKDSSSLARTFLQQMGLNKHINTLQDEIVSITEAEISNDNGTQKVILVEVRPKNQKQTVVHMYLVSPTMASKTDASQNSSAENPANVNSGVPQMSVPALVTTTTLPPPPPPTSTLETAALPPTLVQAQVTSTLPPPPAQILATTLPPPAPTQVTSVLPLPPTQTQITTTLPPPLPAQTQVTCMLPLPPGQTLVTSTIPTPSTSTLVTATLPPTVPTVVTSTLTTPPSAPKLITPLLPTQTEATTTSSTAITTNVTAETASATVFAPSR; from the exons taACACTAAACCCATTCAGCAACAATCTGCATTTTCTCTTCGACCAAAAACTGGTTTGCGTGGTTCTGTTGCACCTCGTCTACATGGCTCAATGGACTCAATGAAACACATTCCAACAGCAGCACCTGGTAATGCGCCATCTGACCCGAATAGTGAGGCTGCAGTTTCTGTTGCAACTGACCAGTGTAGCAGTGGTGGTACAACATCTAGTACTGTAGTAGCTGCTGACCAGAGTATTAATGCAGCACCTGGAAATCAGGTGGCTGAGCTGTCTACTCCTGTTGTAGCCCCAGTTAAAGACTTAGAGAAACAACCCGATCAGGCTATTGAAGGGACCCTCACTGCAAATATTTTGGAGGCTGAAAATGCTGAGAACTCTTCCCAAGTATCTTCTTCTGTTAAAGAAGTGGAAAAAGGTCCACTGACTACAGGAAATACTTCAAAACCTGCTGT GAAACCTGTTATTTCTAGACGGTCACGGTTCTCTGTGCAACCAAAGATCAGGACAAAAGTTCCAAATCAGTCTGGCGGCAGCAGTAACCCCAGTAAACCAGCCATTCCTTCTGTGTTGGAAAACCAACATGTTTCTTCAGAAGTCCAAAAAGCCTCTCCTGCAACAAAGAATGATGAACCAAAATTGCACTCAAAACCCGTGTCAGAAAATAATGATACGACTGAATTGGTAGAAGGCATAACACAAGAGACTCGGATAGATTTATCCAAACCTAACACTGATGCAGTTGATAAGATTGAAAAAGATGTATCTAATGACAAAACTTTGTCCAGTAGTGATAAACCAGCTATAGGTGCAACAGCAGATGGTAAAAGCTTAACCAACAGTGGTAAAACAGCTAATGATATAGTATCAGATAACAAGACATTACCTGTCAGTTGTAAGACACTCATTACTGCATCACCTGATGATAAAGACTTAGGTAGTAGTAAGACAGCTAATGATGTGACAACAGATGGTACAAACTTACCTGCCAGTGGTAATACAGTTACTGTTGCGACATCTGATAAGAACATACCAAGCAGTGGTAAAACAGTTGCTGATCCAACATCTGATAGCAAAGCCCTTCTCAGCAATGATAAACCTACTACCGATGCAGCATCTGGTGGTACGACATTACCCAGTCCTGGTAAACCAGTTACTGATGAAACATCTAATGATAAGACCTTATCCAACAGCAATAAACCAACTATTAATACTCC tcaaAAAGTTATTTCCAGGAGGTCAAGGTTTGCTCTTCAGCCAAAAATCGGTGCCAGGCCAGGCAATCGTCCTTATTGTACAAGTAGTCCCCAAGTGAAACCAACTGTTAGATTTCAAGAGCTGGAGAGAAAGCAACAGTTACCAGAACATATAAAAAAACTTTCTGAAGAGAAAACAATTGGATTATCAACCGTAGTGGTGTTTCAAGATGGTAAAGAGTGTGAGTTGAT TGACCCGACACCCCTTTCAGCTGAACCTGAAGCATCTCCATCACCAAAAAGTGCCACTTCAGAAATATGTTCAAGCAGTCAGGTGGAATCCCTCAGTCCATCAGCAGAATCTGGTGATGTGACAGACTCATCATCACTAAGTGAGAAAAACAAACTGATTCCACAGATAAAATCTTCTGATgaaattgttgctgctgctacaaatGTTTCTAAAAGCCAAGAGCTTGA AACCAAATCCCCTGTTTCAAGACGTTCAAAGTTTCAAGTACGACCAAAGTTGGGAATTACTAAAAGACCAGAGAACACAACTGAAGAATGTGTAAACCAAGAAACTCAAAAGTcaacaaaaaatttgaaaccaaccaTCTCCAAATTACCTTCAACCAAAGCTGTTAAAAGTTTGGGAACTGCCAATAGCTTTACTAAGCTGGTCAATTCAGAACCAGATGGATCTTCTACAGACCA CACTCCTCCCAAAGTTCCAAGGACCATGAAGGATGATAGCCATGTAGACAACACCAAACAGAAGGATTATCCGGTCACCTTGCCTAAGACAGTTACAAAATCCAGAAAAACTCTTCCTCTTCGAGAG AAACAAAAGAAGCCTGACCTTTCCGAACATCCTGCTGACAAGCCACCAGATCGATCTAAAATGAAAATGAGGGATTTAATATATTGGAATCCAGTATCAAGTCCTATGAA ATCTCCCGAAAAGAAAACTACTCGGACAATACGAATTGGAGAAGAAACGCCACCTAAGGTCCCTGAAACACAAAGTAATGAAAACGAGCCTTTTGCAGTGCCTCAGGTTAAGATTGGTGCCGATGGAAACATTGTTATCAATGAAGAAAG TTTAGTAATCAGCAATACTCAACCATCAGCTCCTATTTGCTCTGAGACTGTAGACGAGACggatatttattcaaattatggTAGTTTCCGGAAATATACTCCCAAGTCTAAATGGTCTCTGAAAG aaacaaagaaatttttcttGGCTCTAAGTACAGTTGGAACTGATTTCTCAATGATGTCAAATTTGTTTCCCAATAAAACTAGGAGAGATCTAAAG aataaatttaaacgtgaagagagaaaaaacagatgGCTGATAGACAAAGCAATAA aACAACAGCTACATTTTGATGAACATTTGTTTGAAGACAAATCTGAAAGTGAAGATGAAGCAGACGAAGAGGAAGCTTCTGCCAAGAAGACAAAGCAAGAGAAAACtgccaaaataaagaagaataataaaacaGCAGCTGCAAATACTcccaagaaaaaacaaaagaaag TTTGCAAAAAGGATTTCATCATTGA CACTGGGAATGAAACCGGTAAAAAGCCTAACAATGTGGTCCAAAGAGCTCAACAGGAGAAAGTCAGCAACAACCAAACAAATGCAGAGGAAGAGGTTGTGGGCATATTAATGGAACTTGGTCGGAGCGGATCAATGAGTACGGGTGAAGAGAATGCTACAACCAGTGCTGTGGACAGCAGCAAGACTTGTCCGTCCACTATCACAGAGGAAACTCCAGAGTCAACCAAAGCAGTTGGTGGCAAAGAGATTCCTGCAACTAATCAAAATGCCACACCAAATTTGGTGGATAACTCTGCTGAAGTTGTTAAAGATAGCAGTTCATTGGCAAGAACATTTCTACAGCAAATGGGCTTGAACAAACACATCAATACTTTACAAGATGAGATTGTCAGCATCACTGAAGCTGAGATTAGCAATGATAACGGCACTCAAAAAGTAATATTAGTTGAAGTACGTCCTAAGAATCAAAAGCAGACTGTTGTTCACATGTACCTTGTGTCTCCAACAATGGCATCAAAGACAGATGCAAGTCAAAACAGCTCAGCTGAGAACCCAGCGAATGTAAATTCTGGTGTTCCCCAGATGTCAGTACCAGCACTGGTAACAACAACTacattacctcctcctcctccaccaacATCCACACTGGAAACTGCAGCATTACCTCCCACTCTTGTGCAAGCACAAGTAACTTCAACATTACCACCCCCTCCTGCACAAATACTGGCCACCACGTTACCTCCTCCTGCACCTACACAAGTAACCTCTGTGTTACCTCTCCCTCCTACTCAAACACAAATAACTACAACattacctcctcctcttcctgcaCAAACTCAAGTAACCTGTATGTTGCCACTGCCTCCAGGACAAACACTAGTAACCTCTACAATACCTACCCCTTCTACGTCCACTCTAGTAACTGCAACGTTACCTCCTACTGTGCCTACAGTGGTAACTTCAACGTTAACAACTCCTCCCTCTGCCCCCAAACTGATAACCCCACTGTTACCTACacaaacagaagcaacaacaactagTTCTACAGCTATTACTACTAATGTTACTGCAGAAACTGCTTCTGCTACAGTATTTGCACCAAGTAGGTGA